The Anoplopoma fimbria isolate UVic2021 breed Golden Eagle Sablefish chromosome 20, Afim_UVic_2022, whole genome shotgun sequence genome includes a window with the following:
- the dctn3 gene encoding dynactin subunit 3, giving the protein MRRAERTANTIKMDTEQLETRLLLLERRVHGDRRRSGKPGKCAESLARIQAGLTNTANKRERVKILHKKIEDLLKYLDPQFTDHISVPDAMKLEFILAEEDFLLSQAALLEQVSNMQPLLDSNYIRDVPEHATKLQRLSQIHIKEQDQTEAQALEVKKLFEEYNKMMFLLSKQFTQWDETLRKLEEGKDIRPVE; this is encoded by the exons ATGCGCAGAGCGGAGCGGACAGCTAACACCATAAAGATGGACACGGAGCAGCTGGAGacgcggctgctgctgctggagaggcGCGTACACGGGGACAGACGCAGGAGCGGGAAACCCGGCAAG TGTGCGGAGTCTCTGGCCAGGATCCAGGCTGGTTTGACCAACACGGCCAACAAGAGGGAACGAGTGAAGATCCTCCACAAGAAGA TTGAGGACCTGCTGAAGTACCTGGACCCCCAGTTCACCGACCACATCTCTGTACCAGATGCCATGAAGCTGGAGTTCATTCTCGCTG AGGAGGACTTCCTGCTTTCCCAGGCTGCTTTGCTGGAGCAGGTCAGCAACATGCAGCCGCTGCTGGACAGCAACTACATCAGAG ATGTACCAGAACACGCCACCAAGCTCCAGCGTCTGTCACAGATCCACATCAAAGAGCAG GACCAAACTGAAGCTCAGGCCCTGGAAGTGAAGAAGCTTTTTGAGGAATACAACAAAATG ATGTTCCTGCTGTCTAAGCAGTTCACCCAGTGGGACGAGACCCTGAGGAAGCTGGAGGAGGGCAAGGACATTCGGCCTGTGGAGTAG